The Aneurinibacillus uraniidurans genome segment TAGAATGTAGTCGAAGCCGTTAATTCCATGAAGACGCATCGCATGGCTCATCGTACGTGCATTCGGATAGTGATGCATCTCCGGATAGTCGGTTTCAAGAGAGTTGCGCATCGTACTGTCCTGTTCAAAAATAAGTGCCTGACATTCTGATCTTTTCAGGCGAGCGATATAGCGAGTGAATACACCGGTTCCGGCTCCAAGCTCTGCGATGCTATGTGCTGTTTCCCATTGTACCGGCTGCGTCATAGCACGGGCGAGGAATCGGGAACTTGGTGCAATGCTGCCAATCGTACGAGGAGAACGGATGAATTTAGAAAGAAACAAAAGCTTTTCCATGGAACACGACTCCTTAATTTTAATTCTTATTTATCCTACTGTGTTACTTGTATTATAAACGATAAGTAAGATAAATGCGAAAAGAAATACGCAGAAAAAGAAAAATCGGGCTCGTGAAACGAATCACGTCCCGATGAATTATGTTCCTCAGTCGGATAGATGCGAAATTTGAAGGCTTTATTTTTGACGAAATAGAAAAACATCGCTTCGTTTGGTATAGTGAATGGGATGAGATGAGTGCGCTCATCTAGATAAGGTGCGGGCTGCATTTGTGTACAGTGGGGCACATCGAACAAATGAAAAACAAAGGAGTGCCGTATGATTATCCGAGTAGCCGGGGTTGATGAGGTTTTTCACCGATCCCTTGACCATATTATCCATTTATTTTTTGAAGATGTGCATGTCGTGTTTACAGAAGAAACACCTGCTCATATAACGATTGCGATTGAGGTAAACGAA includes the following:
- a CDS encoding class I SAM-dependent methyltransferase, producing MEKLLFLSKFIRSPRTIGSIAPSSRFLARAMTQPVQWETAHSIAELGAGTGVFTRYIARLKRSECQALIFEQDSTMRNSLETDYPEMHHYPNARTMSHAMRLHGINGFDYILSGLPFMNFPQELRDELMDEVERSLAPGGTFIAFQYSLQMKKQLAQRFDDIRITFVPLNIFPAFVYVCRKTR